A region of the Mycobacterium sp. NBC_00419 genome:
GCTACCTGATCTCGGAGAAGATGATCAGCAACGCCGACGTCGCACGGATCGCCGCGCAGGAGGCGGGTGCACCGCCGCCGGGCAAGACCATCCCGCTGCCGATGGCCTACGCGCTGGCGACATTCGGGACCGTCAAGGCCAAGCTCAAGGGCACCGACGAACGGCTGTCGCTGGAATCACTGCGCCTGATGCGCGCCGAAGGACCCCTCGATCACAGCAAGGCTGTGCGCGAACTCGGCTGGCAGCCGCGGCCGGTCGAGGAGTCGATCCGGGAAGCTGCGCGGTTCTGGGTCGGCCTGCGCGAAGCCAAGCGGCAGGCCAAGGCGGCCCGGCAGGACTGAACCCGCGGCGGTGCCACTACGTGTCGCGGATATGAATCGACTTCTCGTACCCCTGCTCGCACCCGTTGCTGCCGCACTGCTGTTCCTGACCGCCTGCTCGTCCGGAACCACCACGTCGACCCCCGAGAGCACGGCGGCCGCGCCGGCCGCGACGTCCACCACAGCACCGGCTGGCCCCACGATCACGATCGCAGACATGCAGTTCGGTTCACCGCTGACGGTGGCTCCGGGCGCCACCGTGACCGTCGTGAACTCTGACGGCCCCGAGCACTCCGTCACCGCCGACTCCGGCAACGCCTTCGACGTCGACATCGACGGCAAGGGCACCGCCACGTTCACCGCGCCGACCAAGCCGGGCACCTACGCCTACCACTGCACCTACCACCCGAGCATGCACGGGCAGCTGGTCGTGGCGTGAGTCAGTTGGCCCACTGATCCCACGGCACGCTCCAGTCGCCGTTCTGCCACAACTGCAGTGGCTGCCCGCCGCTGTTGCGGACCTCGACCACATCGCCGGGCACTGAGAAGTTGTAAAACCATTTCGCGTTGTCGCCGTTGAGATTCAGGCAGCCGTGGCTGGTGTCGGTGTGGCCCTGCGCCCACACGGTGGCGTCGAGTTCGTGGAGGTACACCCCGTCGGTGCTGATGCGCACCGCGTACGGGATCGACTCCTTGTAGCCGAGGTGATTGTTGATCGGCAGACCGTACGTCGAGGAATCCATCACCACCGGATTGCTCTTGTCCAGCACGGTGTAGATGCCCGGCTGGGTCCAGAAGCTCAGCGTCTTGTCACCGACCTTCTCGGTTCCGCCGCGCCCCATCGAGGTGGGCATCGTGCGCACCAGGGCGCCGCCGTCGAAGACGCTGACCTGTTTGGTCGTGTCGTCGGCGATCGCCACGTGCGAGGCGCCGATGGTGAACGTCACCAACGGGGCGTCCACCGCGCCCACCGTGACGGCGGTCCCCGGCGCGTAGTACTGCGGCGGGCGCCAGTGCGCGGTGCGGTCGTTCACCCAATGCCATGCTCCGGCTACCGGGGGCGAGGTGGTGACCGCGAGTGCCTGTTCTGCCGCCGCGCGATCGACGGGCGCGTCGAAGTGCGCGACGACGACGATCCCGACGCCGTAGGTGCCGCCGTTCTGCAGCACGGCACCCGAGGTCGTGGTCAGCGCGACCGGCGGAAGGGGTTCGTCGGCCCGCGCCAGCCCGGCCGGGCCGGTGAGGACGCCCGACGACACCAGCACGGCGGCCGATACGACCAGGAGAAAGCGGCGCACGTAGGTCATGATGCGAACACTCCGGTCTGTCGGCTGCGGGGTCGCGGCACACTGTAGTGGCCGTTCCTGGATGCGGATAACTCATTAGGCGCCCGCCAGGTCCGGCTGAGAGGATTGACGACCATGGCCACGATCAACGGCGCCGTCTCGCACTGGTTCACCGAACTTCCCCAGCCCCGTCCCGCTCTGCCCGGTGACCGTGACGCCGACGTGTGCATCGTCGGCGCCGGCTACACCGGCCTGTGGACCGCCTACTACCTGAAGAAGGCCGACCCGTCGCTGCGGATCACCATCCTGGAGGCGCGGTTCGCCGGGTTCGGCGCGTCGGGACGCAACGGCGGCTGGCTGTCCGGGCTGGCTCCCGGGCACCGCGGCCTGCTCGCCAAGCAGTACGGCCGCGAGAGCGTGGTGGCCTGGCAGAAGACCCTCAATGAGGCCGTCGACGAGGTCATCGAGGTGGCTGCCCGGGAGGGCATCGACGCCGACATCGTCAAGGGCGGCAACCTCGAGGTCGCGCGCAACGCCGCCCAGGCCCGGCGGCTGCGCGCCGAGGCCGACGAAGACCGCGAGTGGGGCACCGAGGACATCGAGATGCTGACCGCGGCGCAGGCCGCCGAGCGTATTCGCGTCGACCACCTGGTGCTGGGCTCGTTCAACCCGCACTGCGCCCGCATCCAGCCGGCCAAACTGGCCCGCGGGCTGGCCGACGTGGTCGAGCGGATGGGCGTCACGATCTATGAGCAGACCCCGGTGACGACGATCAGCGCCGGCCGGGCCGACACCCCGCTGGGCGTGGTGCGGGCACCGATCGTGCTGCGGGCCACCGAGGGATTCACCGCCCGGATGAAGGGCCTGCGGCGGCGCTGGCTGCCGATGAACAGCGCGATGATCGCCACCGAGCCGATGTCGGACGACATCTGGGCGCGCATCGGCTGGGAGGGCCGCGAGACGATGGGCGACCTGGCCCACGGCTTCTTCTACGCCCAGCGCACCGCCGACAATCGCATCGCCATCGGTGGTCGCGCGGTTCCGTACCGCTACGCCTCCCGGATCGACAACGACGGCGCGGTCGGCGAGGGCACCATCACCTACCTGACCGGTGTGCTCAACACCGTGCTGCCGCAGACCAGGGGAGTGCCGATCGCCCACGGGTGGTGCGGCGTGCTGGCCGTGCCGCGGGACTGGTCGGCCGGCGTCAGCCTGGACCCGGTGACCGGACTGGGCGAGGCCGGCGGGTACGTCGGCCACGGCGTGACGGCCACCAATCTGGCCGGGCGCACCCTGAGCGATCTGGTCCTCAAGCGTGCCACCCCGCTGACCGCGATGCCGTGGGTCGGGCATCACTCGAAGACCTGGGAGCCCGAGCCGCTGCGCTGGATCGGGGTGCGCGGGATGTACACCGCTTACAAGGTGGCCGACCGGCACGAGGAAGGTGGGCGGTCCAGCACCTCGCCGATCGCAGTCGTCGCAGACACCATCGCGCGGCGGCCCTAGCGGCGCATACTCGAAGGATGAAGGAACCGACGTCCGCGCATCCGATCACGATCACCCCGACCTCGGGCCGGGTACGGGTCCACGTCAATGGTGAACTCGTCGCCGACACCCGTGCCGCGCTGGGGTTGCAGGAGGCGAGCTATCCCGTCGTCCAGTACATCCCGATCGGCGATGTGGACCCAAAGGTGTTGGACCGCAGTGAAAGCCGCACGCACTGTCCCTACAAGGGCGACGCCGGCTACTACAACGTCACCGTCGGTCACCTGACCGTCGAGGACGCGGTCTGGGTCTACGAGCAGCCCTTCCCCGCGGTCGCGGCGATCGCCGGTCACGTGGCCTTCTACCCGAACAAAGCCGACATCAGCGTCGACCCGGACTGACGCGTGCCCGTCGAGCGCACACTGCGGTTCGCCGGCCCGGTCAGCCCGGGCCACACGCTGGCTCCCCAGCGTCGCGGTCCGGGTGATCCCTGCTACCAACTCGACGCGCAGCGCACGATCTGGCGCACCAGCCTGCAGGCCAGCGGCCCGGTCACCGCACGCATCGCGCGCGCGGCCCCGGACGCGGTGAGTTGCCAGGCGTGGGGGCCCGGAGCCGAGGAGTTCGTCGCAGCCCTGCCCGCGTTGTTGGGTGCCGACGACGACGCCACCGACTTCCAGCCGCACCATCCGGTGATCGCGACGGCGGCCACCCGCGTGCCGCATCTGCGGCTGGGCCGCACCGGCCGCGTGCTCGAGGCGCTCATCCCCGCGGTCATCGAGCAGCGGGTACCGGGCGCGGACGCCTTTCGGGCCTGGCGCCTGCTGGTGACGAAGTACGGCACGCCCGCGCCGGGACCGGCTCCCGAGCGGATGCGGGTGCCCCCGTCGGCCGAGGTGTGGCGCCGGGTCCCGTCGTGGGAATTCCACCGCGCCAACGTCGACCCGGGCCGGGCCCGGACCGTCATCGGCTGCGCGCAGCGGGCTGATGCGCTGGAGCGGTTGGTGACCCGGCCCGCCGCCGAGGCCCGCGACGCGCTGACCTCACTTCCCGGCGTCGGCGTGTGGACGGCCGCCGAGACCGCGCAACGGGCGTTCGGTGACGCCGACGCCCTGTCCGTCGGCGACTATCACGTGTCGAAGATGATCGGTTGGACTCTGATCGGCAGGCCGGTCGACGACGCCGAGATGGTCGAACTGCTCGAACCGGTCCGACCGCATCGCTACCGGGCGGTGCGCCTACTCGAGGTCAGTGGTCTGGCCTATGAGCCGCGCCGCGGAGCCCGGCTGCCGGTGCAGCAGATCAGCACTTTGTGACGCTGGTCCCCGACCTGATTACCTGGCCGGTCGCCCGGGTATGCGTGCCTTCGACAGCGAAAACGAAGGAGCGACACATGGGTTCGAAGTTCACCGTTCCCGGTATGACCGAGGCGCAGGGCCGTAAGGTCGCCGACCTGCTGCAGAAGCAGTTGAGCACCTACAACGACCTGCACCTGACCCTTAAGCACGTGCACTGGAACGTGGTGGGTCCCAACTTCATCGGCGTGCACGAGATGATCGACCCCCAGGTCGAATTGGTCCGTGCCTACGCCGACGAGGTCGCCGAGCGGATCGCCACCCTGGGCGCCTCACCGCAGGGCACCCCCGGCGCGATTCTCAAAGACCGCACGTGGGACGACTACTCGGTGGGACGCGACACCGTGCAGGCACACCTGGCGGCGCTCGACCTGGTCTACGACGGCGTGATCGAAGACGTCCGCAAGGCCATCGCCACCACCGAGGAGTTGGACCCGATCACCCAGGACATCCTGATCGGCCAAGCCGCCGAACTGGAGAAGTTCCAGTGGTTCGTGCGAGCGCACCTGGAGAGCGCCGGCGGCACGCTGACCCACGAGGGCAAGTCCACCGAGAAGGGCGCCGCGAAGGCCGCCCGCTGACGTGGAAACAGTTCAGCCCCGCCACCCAACGGTGGCGGGGCTGAACTGTTTCGTGCTCAGCGCTCCAGGGCGTCGTCGCGCACGGGGCGGTCGGCGAGTTCCTCGCCACGGCCGAACAGCAGGGGGTAGACCGCGCCGGCGATGGCCGCGCCCACCAGTGGGGCGAGCCAGAACACCCACAGCTGCGCGGGGGCGCCGTCACCGTTGAAGAACGCGACACCGGTGGACCGGGCCGGGTTCACCGACGTGTTCGAGATCGGGATGGAGATCAGGTGAATCAAGGTGAGCGTCAACCCGATTGCCAACCCGGCGAAGCCCTTCGGGGCGCGGTTGTCGGTGGCGCCGAGGATGACCAGAAGGAAGATGAACGTGAGTAGAACCTCGGCGATCACCACGGCGGCCAGCGAGTAGCCGAACGGGGAGTGCTCGGCGTATCCGTTGGCGGCCAGATGACCGGTGGCGGTGAATCCCGGCTTTCCCTTGGCGATCACGTAGATCACCAGACCGGCCACGAGTCCGCCGATCACCTGGGTGATCCAGTAGGCAGGCAGGGCTTTCCATTCCACCCGTTTGGCGATCGCCGCACCGAGGGTGACTGCGGGGTTGAAATGCCCGCCGGAGATCACCCCGAAGGCGTACACGCCGGTGAGGACGGTCAGGCCGAAGGCGAGTGAGACGCCGAGAAACCCGATCCCGACCGACTTGTCCTCGGCCGGGTCAGCGGCGAAAACTGCTGCACCGCAGCCGCCGAGAACCAACCAGAATGTGCCGACGAACTCAGCCGCCAGCCTGTGTGCCATCGTCGGAGCTGACATTTTTCGATCCCCTCGCCGTCGAAAGTGCGCATGTTTGTCGGAGTGAGGATGTCATGCCCCCGCAGCCGAACGCACCAACCTTTGCCTAATCGACGCGAGAAGGTGACCTAGGTCCCACTGATCAGTACTCGCCTGATCAGTCCTCGCCCATGGCGTGCTCGTCGAGTGGGTTGTTGCGGGTGACGATCAACGGGTCGGTGTTGGTGAACGGAAAGTTCGGCAGATCGTCGATGTGCACGTTGAACGTCGCGGCCAGAACCTCGCGGGAGTAAGCGCTGATCGAGGCGCGGTAGCCGATGTCGCCGGGCATGGGCTGGTCGAAGAAGATCAGGAAGTGCCAGCCCGGGCAGTCGACCACCTCGATGTGGTGCGGATAGGCCCGCGGGATGAAGTAGACGTCGCCCTGGTTGAGGTACCAGGTGTCCAGTTCGCCGCCCGGTCCCATCACCGTCATACGCGCTGATCCGCTTCGGACATAACCCATTTCGGCGGTGATCGGATGCCAGTGCGGTTCGCGCATCCCGTCCTCGCGAATCCGCAACGAGTACATCGACAGGTCCTTCAGCGCCGGCCAGTACTGGACGCGGGCCAGATGCGCCGAGCCGACAGCGAGGCTGATCTGGGGGCTCTGCGCCTCCAGCGAGAACTTGTGCGGGTCGCCGAAGTACGCCGTCGCGGGGATCTCGGGATCACCGGCGCGCCTGGCCAGTGGGCGGTCGGTGGTGTTGCGCCGGATCTTGGTGAAGTCGGAGGCGTCCAGGTCGTAGGTGTTGCCCAGGACCGCGTCGGTCATGGCGCCGAATGCCGGGAACAGGCCGAAGTCCTCGGGCCGCTCATTGCGGAAGGCGATGATGAACTCGGCGACGTCCTCGCCGATGTTCTCGATGTGATGCAGTGAGCCGGAATCGATGTGGAACATCTCGCCCTCGCTGACCACGAACGAGGAGAACTGGCTGTAGCTGTCCAGAACGGAGACCAGTGCGGTACCCGAGACGCAGTAGGTCAGCTCGTTGGCGTTGGCGTGCCAATGCGGGGTGCGCATCGCGCCGGGATTGATCACCACCCGCTTGATCGACAGGCCGCGCAGGATGGGGAAGTTGTCGGCGGTGACCCGGCGGATCGAGCCGAGGTCGGATTCCTCGACGATCTCGCCCTCGGTGAGCGAAACGGCATGCGAACTACGGGATCTGGGCACGTGGACCTTCCTACCTGTCGGGTTCTTTGTCATCGTCGACGGGGGTGCTGAGAACTTCCGGTGCCGTGACGGTGACCCGTTCGGCGGCGGCGGTCTCGCGGTTGAGCCGCTGAGCCTGGTAGATCGACACCGGGGTGCGGCAGATGATCAGATAGGCCACGCCGACCGCGACCATCGCGCCGGGGATCACCGAGAACGATCCCGTCATCTCGGCGACCATGATCATCACGGCCAGCGGTGCGTGCGCCACGCTGCCGAAGCAGGCCATCATCGCGACGATGACGAACACCGCGGGGCCGGCCGGGACGGCGGGTGCGCCGGCCAGGTCGGCCAGCCGCCAGATCCCTGCGCCGACGAATGCCCCGATGACGATGCCGGGGCCGAAGATGCCGCCGGAACCGCCGGTGCCGATCGACAGCGATGTCGCAACGATTTTCGCGATCGGCAGCACGAGGATGATCCACAGCGGGATGGTCAGCAGACCTTCGCGGGTGGTGGCGATCTGCACCCAGCCGTATCCACTGGCGAGTACCTGCGGAATCGCCAACGCGAGCAGGCCGACCAGCAGGCCGCCGATGGCGGGCTTGACGATCTTGCCGCCGGGCAGGCGGTTGGTCAGTGACACCGTTCCGTAGAACACCCTGGCGTAAAGGTAACCGATTGCGGCAGAGACGATTCCGATGACGGCGAACCACACCAGCTGCGCCGGGTCGAATCTGTAGTCCGGCTCGACGTAGCCGAACATCGGGGCAAAGCCCATGATCGACCCGTAGATCGCGTAAGCGGTTCCCGAGGTGAGAAAGCCTGGTACCAGCGCCTTGTAGTCGAAGTCTTCGCGGTAGAGGATCGAGGCGGCCAGCACTGCGCCGCCCAGTGGGGCGCCGAAGATCGCCCCGATTCCGGAGCCGATGCCCAGCGACACGGCCACTCTGCCGTCGCCGTCGGAGAGGTTGAACACCCGGGTCAGCAGCGAACCGAAGCCGGCCGAGATCTGGGCGGTGGGACCTTCCCGCCCACCGGAGCCGCCCGAGCCGATGGTCAGGGCGCTGGAGAGCATCTTGATCACCACGGCGCGCACCCGGATGGAGCGCGGGTCGGTGTGGACGGCCTCGATGGCGCTGTCGGTCCCGTGCCCTTCGGCCTCGGGGGCGAACTTCGCGACCAGGAACGCAGACACCAGGGCGCCACCGAACACGATCAGCGGGATCGCCCAGGGGCGGGCGAAGCTGCCCGAGCCGGTTCCGCCGCCGGCCTCCAAGGCCTCCGGCATGTCGTAGCCGCCGAGGTAACCGATCAGGAACCGGCCGGTGTAGTCCAGCGCCAGATAGAAGACGACCGCCCCGAGCCCGGCGATGATGCCGATGGAAACGCCCAGGATGAGCCACTTACGCAGGTATCCCGAGTCGCGGATGAAGGCTCCCAGCTTCCCGAGGGCCGTGCTATCGCTGATGGGGTCCGCCGCGGCCATAGCGGCATGTTACTTGGGCAAACCGAACCTGCGGCCTGCTCACCCGGGGTGGGACCAAAGACCCTTTCTCGCCTGTACCCCCACGGGTATGACGGAGAACACTTGCATATACCCCCATAGGTATCTATCGTAGGACGGGAACACATACCCCCAGTGGTATACGAGCCACGCCGAGGAGGCACCCGCCATGGTCATCGCGACAGTCGTTCTGGCGGTCTTCGTCGGGATCTCGCTCGGACTGCTCGGCGGCGGGGGGTCGATCCTGACCGTCCCCCTGCTGGCCTATGTGGCTGGTCTGGACACCAAACAGGCGATCGCCACCTCGCTGCTGGTGGTCGGTACCACCAGCCTGGTGGGGGCGGTGTCCCATGCCCGCGCCGGGCGCGTCCAATGGCGCACCGCTGGCCTCTTCGGTGCGACCGCCATGGTCGGCGCGTACGGGGGCGGGCACATCGCAGCTTTCGTTCCCGGCACCGTGCTGCTGATCGGGTTCGCGATCATGATGGTCGCCACCGCGATCGCCATGCTGCGCGGCCGCAAGAACTCAGCCGGTAGTGCGACCGGCGCCGCCCTGTCGTTGCCGAAGATCGCCGCGGTGGGCCTCGGTGTCGGTCTGGTCACCGGGCTGATCGGCGCCGGGGGAGGCTTCCTGCTGGTGCCCGCTCTGGTGCTGTTGGGCGGACTACCGATGCCGATCGCCGTTGGCACGTCGCTGGTGATCATCGGGATGAACTCCTTCGCCGGATTCGCCGGCTACCTGTCCAGCGTGCAGATCGACTGGTCTCTTGCCGGCATGGTGATCGCCGCCGCGGTCGTCGGTGCCCTGATCGGCGCCCGGTTCGCCGGGCGGGTCGATCCGGAACTGCTGCGCAAGGGATTCGGCTGGTTCGTCCTGGGCATGGCGTCGGTGATCCTCGGTGAGGAGATCCACCCGGTGGTCGGATTCACCTGCGCCGCAATCACTGTGGTTGCAGCCGCAGCGATGTTCGCATGCAACCACATCGCATCCTGCCCATTGCGCCGATTCACCGGCCAGTCCACCCGAATCGGAGCTGCGGCATGAGTAACACCGAAGTGCTGCACCGGCTACGCCGGGCCCAGGGCCAGTTGGCCGGTGTCGTCTCGATGATCGAAGACGGCCGCGACTGCAAGGACATCGTGATCCAGCTGGCCGCGGTGTCCAAGGCACTCGACCGGGCCGGCTTCAAGATCGTCGCCACCGGGCTGCGCGAATGCGCCACCGGAATCGATACCGGCGACAAGACACCACTAACCGAAAGCGAGCTCGAGAAGTTGTTTCTCGCGCTCGCCTGACACACCCCCAAGATTCCCGGAAAGGAAGACCGACATGAAGTTCAACCAGTACTACCTGGAATGCCTGTCGCATGCGTCCTACCTGATCGGCGACGAGACCACCGGTCGCGCCGTCGTGGTCGACCCGCAACGCGACGTGTCCGAATACATCGCCGACGCAGCGGAACTCGGCATGACCATCGAGCTGGTCATCGAAACCCACTTCCACGCCGACTTCCTGTCCGGGCACCTCGAACTGGCCAAAGCGACCGGCGCCCGGATCGTCTACTCCTCGATCGCCCAGCCGGAGTTCGACTTCATGGGGGTCTACGACGGCGAGCGCTACTCGCTCGGTGACGTGCAGCTGGAATTCCGGCACACCCCGGGTCACACACCTGAGTCGATGAGCATCGTCATCTACGAGCACGCCGATGACACCCTCCCGTACGGCGTGCTGACCGGTGACACCCTGTTCATCGGTGATGTGGGCCGGCCGGATCTGTTGGCGTCCATCGGCTTCACCCGCGAGGAACTGGCCGACAAGCTCTACGACTCCCTGCACGACAAGTTGATGCCCCTGCCCGACACCACCCGCGTCTACCCCGCCCACGGTGCCGGCTCGGCGTGCGGCAAGAACCTTTCGACCGAGTTGTGGTCGACGATGGGCGAGCAGCGCAGGACCAACTACGCGCTGCGCGCCTCGGACAAGGCGACGTTCATGGAGATGGTCACCGAGGGTCAGCCGCCCGCCCCGGGCTACTTCGTCTACAACGCGATCCTCAACCGCAAGGACCGCGACCTGCTCGACGAGACCGAGATGCCCGCGCCGATGACCTATGACGAGGTCAAGAATGCGGTCACCGCCGGCGCCATGCTGATCGACGGTCGCTCGCCGGAGGAGTTTGCGCTCGGGCATCTACGGGGCGCCGTCAACATCGGATTGGGTGGGCGCTACGCCGAATTCGCCGGCTCAGTGGTCAAGCCCGACGTCGACCTGGTGATCATGACCGAGCCCGGCATGGAGCTGGAGGGCAAGAACCGTTTGGCCCGAATCGGTTTCGACCGTGTCGTCGGTGTCCTCGCCGAGCCCTACCAGGTGATGTTCGCCAACCCCGACGACGTCGAGGTCGCGTCGCGGTTGACCACCAACGCGATGGGCGAGCGGATGGCCGATGTTCCCGAGCTGCAGATCGTTGATGTGCGCAACCCGGGCGAGGCGGCTGCCGGAATGATCCCCGGCGCGGTGAACATTCCGGTGGGTCAACTGCCGGACCGGGTCGGTGAACTCGATCCGGGCAAGCCGACGGTCGTGTACTGCGCCGGCGGCTACCGCTCCTCGGTTGCGGCGAGCGTGCTGCGCCAGCGCGGCTTCGCCGATGTCAGTGATGTCTTGGGTGGCTACGGCGCCTGGGACGAAGCAGTCCAGAACGCTTGAGAGGCAACGAGAATCATGAGCACGACAGCAAAACACCAGGTTCTGATCGTCGGCGGCGGCACTGCCGGAATCACGGTAGCCGCACGCATGCTCCGTAAGGGCTACACCGACGTCGCGGTCATCGAACCGTCGGACAAGCACTACTACCAGCCGCTGTGGACCCTCGTCGGCGGCGGCCAGGCCAAGGCCGGCAGCACCGAACGTGCCGAATCCTCGGTAATGCCCAAGGACGCCAGCTGGATTCGCACATCCGCCGAGAGCTTCGACCCGGAGAACAACACCGTCACCTGTTCGGACGGCGCCACCTACGGCTACGACGTGCTGGTGGTCGCACCCGGCATCCAGCTCGACTGGCAGGCCACCGAAGGACTGGCGAGCACGCTGGGCCGCGACGGGGTGTCATCGAACTACCGGTTCGACCTGGCACCCAAGACCTGGGAGTTCATCCGCAACACCCGGTCGGGCACCGCCGTGTTCACCATGCCCACCGGCGGGGTGAAGTGCGCAGGCGCCGGGCAGAAGATCGCGTACCTGGCGTCGGACTACTGGCGCAGGCAGGGCGTGCTGTCCGACATCGACGTCCATCTCGTGGTGCCCGGCCCGCGGATCTTCGGAATCCCCGGCATCGCCGACAATCTCGACAAGGTGATCGCCGGCTACGGCATCACCCTGCACACCGAGTCGGAGATGACCGCGGTCGACGCGGACGCCCGCAAGGTGACGGTGTCGGCGGTCGGACCCAGCGGCAGCGACGCGATGCTGCCCTACGACGTACTACACGTCGTGCCGCGGCAGTCGGCACCGGACTGGATCAAGCGCAGCCCGCTGTCCACCGGCGATGCCGCCGGCTACGTCGAGGTCGACAAGCACACCCTGCAGCACGTCCGCTATCCCAACGTGTTCGCTCTCGGGGACGTCGCATCCTCACCCAACGCCAAGACCGGCGCGGCGGTGCGCAAGCAGGCCCCGGTGGTGGTCGACAACATCGACGCCCACCTGGGCGGTCGACCGCTCACCGGCTCCTACGACGGGTATTCGTCATGCCCCATCGTCACGTCGTCGCACGACATGCTGCTCGCCGAGTTCGACTACGACCTGAACCTCACGCCGTCGTTCCCGGGTCTGGACCCCACCGCACCGCATCGGGCGTACTGGTATCTGAAGAAGTACGGGCTGCCGTTCCTGTACTGGAACCTGATGCTCAAGGGCCTCGCCTGAGGTCAGGCGTCGAGGTCCTGCGCCACCAGCTCCGCGATGGCCGCACAGGCCGCCTCGTCCTCGGAGGCGACGGTGACCTGGGCGCCGTTACCGGCACCGAGCGTCATGATCATCAGGGCCGAGCCGGCGTCGACCGGTTCGCCGCCGTCCAGTGACAGCGATACCGGAACACCGGCCTTGACAACGGCTTCGGAGATCAGGGCTGCGGGCCGGGCGTGCAGCCCGATCGCTGAACCGACGATGACGGTCTTGGTGTGCATGAAGTTCCCTTCGATTGAGTCGCACTCGACGCTATGGAGATGTCTACTCGAACACTGACGCCCAGAGGTCTCCTTTGGGCGATCGGTTAGACCGTGTTAGGCAGCGGCCAGCGTGGCGTTGGCCTCTTGCTCGGCTTTCGGGTTCGCGAACTGCTTGGCGGCGACGACCGCGAGCGCGGCGACCACGGTACCCGCGGCCAGCGCGACGAGGAACCACAGCAGGTTGCCAATCGCGAAGAACACGAAGATGCCGCCATGCGGCGCCTTGAGCGTGACGTCGAAGGCCATGATCAGGGCCCCGGTGACCGCTCCGCCGGCCATCATCGACGGGATGACGCGCAGCGGATCGGCAGCGGCGAACGGGATCGCACCCTCGGAGATGAACGATGCACCCAGCAGCCAGGCGGCGCGGCCGTTCTCCCGCTCGGGCTCACTGAACAGGCCGGGCCGAACGGTGGTGGCCAGCGCCATTGCCAGCGGCGGCACCATACCGGCGGCCATCACCGCGGCCATGATGCGCAGCGAGGCGGGATCGGCGACGTTGAGGCCGGCGGTGGCGAAAGCGTAGGCCGCCTTGTTGACCGGGCCGCCGAGGTCGAAGCACATCATCAGGCCCAGGATCACGCCGAGCAGGATCACCGAGGCGCCGGTGAGGCTGTTGAGCCAGTTCGTCAGACCCGAGGTGATCGCGGCCAGCGGGCGGCCGAGCAGGAAGAACATCAACAGGCCGACGATCAGCGAGGCGAGCAGCGGGATGATGACTACCGGCATGAGTCCGCGGAACCATTGCGGCACCTTCCAGCTGCTGATCCACAGTGCGGCGAAGCCGGCGATGAGGCCGCCGACGATGCCGCCGATGAAGCCGCCGCCGACGAACACCGCCACCGCGCCCGCGGTGAAGCCCGGCGCGATACCGGGCCGGTCGGCGATGGCGAACGAGATGTAACCGGCCAGCGCGGGGACCAGGAAGCCGAACGCCAGCCCGCCGAGGGTGAACAACACCGCGCCGAGGTACTGGGTGAAGCCGCCGGCCGGCAGGTTGG
Encoded here:
- a CDS encoding cupredoxin domain-containing protein produces the protein MNRLLVPLLAPVAAALLFLTACSSGTTTSTPESTAAAPAATSTTAPAGPTITIADMQFGSPLTVAPGATVTVVNSDGPEHSVTADSGNAFDVDIDGKGTATFTAPTKPGTYAYHCTYHPSMHGQLVVA
- a CDS encoding NAD(P)/FAD-dependent oxidoreductase; protein product: MATINGAVSHWFTELPQPRPALPGDRDADVCIVGAGYTGLWTAYYLKKADPSLRITILEARFAGFGASGRNGGWLSGLAPGHRGLLAKQYGRESVVAWQKTLNEAVDEVIEVAAREGIDADIVKGGNLEVARNAAQARRLRAEADEDREWGTEDIEMLTAAQAAERIRVDHLVLGSFNPHCARIQPAKLARGLADVVERMGVTIYEQTPVTTISAGRADTPLGVVRAPIVLRATEGFTARMKGLRRRWLPMNSAMIATEPMSDDIWARIGWEGRETMGDLAHGFFYAQRTADNRIAIGGRAVPYRYASRIDNDGAVGEGTITYLTGVLNTVLPQTRGVPIAHGWCGVLAVPRDWSAGVSLDPVTGLGEAGGYVGHGVTATNLAGRTLSDLVLKRATPLTAMPWVGHHSKTWEPEPLRWIGVRGMYTAYKVADRHEEGGRSSTSPIAVVADTIARRP
- a CDS encoding DUF427 domain-containing protein gives rise to the protein MKEPTSAHPITITPTSGRVRVHVNGELVADTRAALGLQEASYPVVQYIPIGDVDPKVLDRSESRTHCPYKGDAGYYNVTVGHLTVEDAVWVYEQPFPAVAAIAGHVAFYPNKADISVDPD
- a CDS encoding DNA-3-methyladenine glycosylase family protein encodes the protein MPVERTLRFAGPVSPGHTLAPQRRGPGDPCYQLDAQRTIWRTSLQASGPVTARIARAAPDAVSCQAWGPGAEEFVAALPALLGADDDATDFQPHHPVIATAATRVPHLRLGRTGRVLEALIPAVIEQRVPGADAFRAWRLLVTKYGTPAPGPAPERMRVPPSAEVWRRVPSWEFHRANVDPGRARTVIGCAQRADALERLVTRPAAEARDALTSLPGVGVWTAAETAQRAFGDADALSVGDYHVSKMIGWTLIGRPVDDAEMVELLEPVRPHRYRAVRLLEVSGLAYEPRRGARLPVQQISTL
- a CDS encoding Dps family protein encodes the protein MGSKFTVPGMTEAQGRKVADLLQKQLSTYNDLHLTLKHVHWNVVGPNFIGVHEMIDPQVELVRAYADEVAERIATLGASPQGTPGAILKDRTWDDYSVGRDTVQAHLAALDLVYDGVIEDVRKAIATTEELDPITQDILIGQAAELEKFQWFVRAHLESAGGTLTHEGKSTEKGAAKAAR
- the aqpZ gene encoding aquaporin Z, encoding MSAPTMAHRLAAEFVGTFWLVLGGCGAAVFAADPAEDKSVGIGFLGVSLAFGLTVLTGVYAFGVISGGHFNPAVTLGAAIAKRVEWKALPAYWITQVIGGLVAGLVIYVIAKGKPGFTATGHLAANGYAEHSPFGYSLAAVVIAEVLLTFIFLLVILGATDNRAPKGFAGLAIGLTLTLIHLISIPISNTSVNPARSTGVAFFNGDGAPAQLWVFWLAPLVGAAIAGAVYPLLFGRGEELADRPVRDDALER
- a CDS encoding cupin domain-containing protein, which encodes MPRSRSSHAVSLTEGEIVEESDLGSIRRVTADNFPILRGLSIKRVVINPGAMRTPHWHANANELTYCVSGTALVSVLDSYSQFSSFVVSEGEMFHIDSGSLHHIENIGEDVAEFIIAFRNERPEDFGLFPAFGAMTDAVLGNTYDLDASDFTKIRRNTTDRPLARRAGDPEIPATAYFGDPHKFSLEAQSPQISLAVGSAHLARVQYWPALKDLSMYSLRIREDGMREPHWHPITAEMGYVRSGSARMTVMGPGGELDTWYLNQGDVYFIPRAYPHHIEVVDCPGWHFLIFFDQPMPGDIGYRASISAYSREVLAATFNVHIDDLPNFPFTNTDPLIVTRNNPLDEHAMGED